The sequence AGATTCGTTCGGCGCCGGATGCGGGGCGACACCCCTCCGACCCGCCCGAAGGCGTTTCGCCGGCGCCTGATTCGGTGCGTTCACATCCTCGCAGGGTGGGCGCGGTGCGTGGCCGTTCCGCGATCACTGGCGAGGACTATTACGCGACGATTATTGCGGATAGTGTGATCACGATTCGGTTCAAAAGTGCGGGTGTCGACAATTTCGTTTCACTTCCACCCGATTTACTGCCGCTGCTTGAGCGGCATCACCGTTCCCTCACGGGACGCGTGAATGACGCCGAGGCACAGTTCTGGTTCGACCCTATGAGCGGTACGGTTCGCTTCGGATTCATGCGCGGATTCGACTACCGACTGTTGATCGCCGTCTTCGCGATTCTGGTCGGAATTGTCGTAATGCTTCTGATCCGTCTGGCGATCTCGCGCATCAAACGTGACAGGGACGAACTTCTGGCTGCGCATCGGCACATGTCCAAGATCCGTGAGGCGGAAAGGAGCTACCTCGCATCGGAACTTCACGACGGCCCGGTTCAAGATTTGCAGCGTATTCTAAGGTCGTATGTCGATAAGTTGTCGACGATGACAACAGACGAACAGGAGGCGAAGATGGCGGAGATGGAGAACGAACTCCGAGGTGTCACCAGCAGCCTGCGTAGCATCTGTTCCGATCTGAAGCCGCCGGTGCTTGTTCATTTTGGTCTCGCTCGTGCCGTCGAAATGTTGACGAGGGATTTCCAGACGCGCAACCCGGGCATTCAGCTTGACCTCGAAATCGGCCCGGACCCTGGCCGCCTCACGATGGAGACCCGACTTGCGCTCTACCGCATTGTTCAAGAAGCGCTGACGAACGTGGAAAAGCATGCGGAGCCTGACAGAGTCGTTGTTACGCTCATGAAAGACGGCAACATGGTCAGGATGACCGTGCAGGATGACGGTTCGGGCTTCAGGGTGCCATCGCGGCTGATGAAGTTCGAGCATTCGGGGCACTACGGCCTGTCCGGCATGCTGCAACGGGCACGAGTAGTGGACGGCAGACTGGACGTCTCGTCTCGTCCGGGCGAGGGCACTCGAATCGTCGTCTCTGTGCCGCATCAGCCGACGGAAGTCGAGCAGGAATTGTCGGTGAGTGGGGTAAGCGGCTGATGGGCGACGCTGATGTTATTCGCATCGTCGTAGCTGACGATCACCACATGACGCTCGCCGGTCTTGCCTTATCGCTGGACACCGTTGACGATTTCGAAGTTGTCGGACAGGCATCCGACGGTGAGGCGGCGCTCGTGCAGGTCTGGACGATGTCCCCGGATGTACTGGTGGTTGACGTTGAGATGCCGCGGCTCTCCGGCGTCGAAGTGGCGAGGACGATCAGTTCGGGTGCGGGTGACGTGAGAATTCTTGCGCTAAGCGCGTACGACCAGCCCGAATATGTCTATGGACTACTCGATGCAGGGGCTTCCGGTTACCTGATGAAGGAGGAAGCCGATCGGGATATGCTGATCACTGCCATTCGAGAGATCATGAGGGGCGATGACCTTTGGATCAGTCCGGAACTCGCGACCAGCCTCGTGAGGAGTCAGGTTTCGGGACATCGCGAGCGTCTGGAGGCCCTGAGTCAGCGCGAGTATGAAGTACTCCGGCTTGTGGCTTCCGGTCTCGACAATCAACAGATCTCGGACACACTGTTCATCTCGCCTCATACGGTCAAGAATCATCTCGAACATGTCAAGGGTAAATTGGTCGTAAGGACTCGCGCCGAGGTAATCGCATGGGCGTGGCATAATCGGGTTTTGAAACCGGGCTCAAAGCCCTGAGTCCGGAGGGCGCGCCGACGGCACGGTGTTGTCTTCCGAATGATCACGCCACCTGCCGCGGTCGGGTTTGTTTGGTCCGGAACCGTAACGAGATCGGCCGTTACTACCTTGTGCCAAATCTTCCGGTGATCAAGAGTATGCGGTTTCTCACGAGCGTTGTCTTCGCCGCCATTGCGTCTCTGGTGGTGTCTGAATCGGTTGCTCAGCAACGTTTTACGATCGACGCTTCGCCGGCCCCGGCGTCGCAAGCGGTCGGTATCGGCCGTCCGGTGTTCGTTCGTCCGGGCACGGACGATCACCAACTTCGCTTCGTTTCCGTCGCAGCGGCAGCAGTGGTTTTTGAAGATAGCCGAGGTGTTCGACGGTATGCGATTGACGGAAAGATTGTGCAATCGTCAGTGACCGAGTCGGCGCAGTTCCTCGCCGCGATTGTCCTAGGCGATGCTTCGAGCGCGCAGTCTTCCGAGTTGTCGTTACAGGTCTTTTCGTTCGATGCCGGCCCGATCTATCGCCTTCCGTTGAGACACGATTTCGGTGAGCCGTTCCCGGGGGTTTCTGTGGACGAGCGCGACGGTTCGATCGCGCTGCTTCATCATGCCGAGGGGCGGGTCGACTTTTATTCTGCGGCGGGTGCCATTGTAGAGGAGCGTCACGTGACGACGGGCCCCTACGAAATCGAGCGGACCATATTGGCCAGTCGTGCTCGCACGTCGGGTCATCTGGCCGTTGCGGTGAATGAACCGGTCACGGACGGAGTCCACTCTGTTGCAGCAGGCCACGTACGGATCTTTAATCCGTCAGGCGCGGTCGAGAATGTATTCGAGATTCCTCAGCGTGCATTGTCAGCTCTTGCCATAGCCCCGGACGGCAAACAAATTGTGATCGGTGCCTACGACGTCCCGGCAAACGTGTAT is a genomic window of Rhodothermales bacterium containing:
- a CDS encoding sensor histidine kinase, whose amino-acid sequence is MQHGWRIRDANYGILIVTTSSRPNTSLTLRMCPPKSRVFFAVLVLVFLPIRFVVAQDGAVSISGLEVVSPDLIRITYVAGGEQSMIELPSAVLGQLVSQIRSAPDAGRHPSDPPEGVSPAPDSVRSHPRRVGAVRGRSAITGEDYYATIIADSVITIRFKSAGVDNFVSLPPDLLPLLERHHRSLTGRVNDAEAQFWFDPMSGTVRFGFMRGFDYRLLIAVFAILVGIVVMLLIRLAISRIKRDRDELLAAHRHMSKIREAERSYLASELHDGPVQDLQRILRSYVDKLSTMTTDEQEAKMAEMENELRGVTSSLRSICSDLKPPVLVHFGLARAVEMLTRDFQTRNPGIQLDLEIGPDPGRLTMETRLALYRIVQEALTNVEKHAEPDRVVVTLMKDGNMVRMTVQDDGSGFRVPSRLMKFEHSGHYGLSGMLQRARVVDGRLDVSSRPGEGTRIVVSVPHQPTEVEQELSVSGVSG
- a CDS encoding response regulator transcription factor, with translation MGDADVIRIVVADDHHMTLAGLALSLDTVDDFEVVGQASDGEAALVQVWTMSPDVLVVDVEMPRLSGVEVARTISSGAGDVRILALSAYDQPEYVYGLLDAGASGYLMKEEADRDMLITAIREIMRGDDLWISPELATSLVRSQVSGHRERLEALSQREYEVLRLVASGLDNQQISDTLFISPHTVKNHLEHVKGKLVVRTRAEVIAWAWHNRVLKPGSKP